A segment of the Trifolium pratense cultivar HEN17-A07 linkage group LG7, ARS_RC_1.1, whole genome shotgun sequence genome:
CAACATCAGCACAATAAATTTGTGGTATATACAagagttttaaaaaaatcaaaaagaaattattatattaattgcTTGTTTGAAGTTTTAATTATTGAAAATCATAAACTCAGTCAAAAGTCAAAACTAATgctcatattttattattttcacaaacaaatttataatagtcatatatattaaaacttATATGAGTGTGTGTGATAAAAACTACACATTCAACTTGTGTGACTTGTTTACAAAATGATGATAGATAATCCACTTGATACTTAGCTTGTTCATGTAAGAAACGGAATCAGTGTTGTttaaacaataattttgcaaagCACACAACTTGTACAATAAAGAATTTTTTAAGGAATATAgttaattttgtataaaaatgaaaaattattttacaaattattttttattattggtatagaaaaatattatagaaaaaaattaatttgaaaaagagagaataataaataataaaatgtataataggaaatgaaaaataatattttatttatattgtaaaatgatttataattgagataaaaataattcataataatatcaaatttatttttgtgcACATACCTAAAATATTTGCAATAAGTTGACTTgaaaaaaatagcattaagtTGAGTCAAAGAAAAGCAAtattaaagttaatttttttaggttaCCATAAtattaaagttattttaaaaaagataaattaataaattttctcgcttttaataaaataaattatcttttttatgaAAGATTTTATTTGAAACGTGTTAGACACATgacccgtttggattagcttatttttgagtttatgcaaacgaCTTGTGTAATTTTcatgtattattataattttatcaaggtagtttatgataaaatagcttataaaaatacaattttcacttgTGTGAACTTATAAGATAGCAtgaaacctaatttatattgcataagctgtttacataaactcaaaaataatctAAGCCAAACTGACCCTAaatataaatacataaataaaatattagatatcTTCTTTTTATTTACTACGTGCTTAAGAAAACCAAGATCCTTATCAATATTAGTCATCTTCTACTTTCTCCGAacataattataagtaaaaatcactttttatgttcattgaaaaagtaatgtatcttatcaataatatagactggatacattatatttttaataaattaaaaaatatttttttgcccggaatattttttattaaaaatagattAAGAATAATGGagtctaataataatattaaaaaataataataatggagcCCAcgtgtgtgtttgttttgttcttgtggtttgttttagttttttgaaaaaatgtgCAAACAGCtgtatgtgttatgtgttaaaCAAAGAAGACTTAATAACACAGACAGCATCTCATCATCCCTTTTCTCAGCTCAATCAAAACAttcaaaacaacaataacaataacgaACAAACGAAGAATCTTTAcccttttttttgtttcttaactTTCACTTTCGAAGAGTACAACGTTGTTATAACATAAACCGTGTCTTCAGCTTCTGTCATAACTCTTTGTACCTGAAATCAACTACAAAATCACAAAAGTAACAGTTTTTTAAGTGAAACTCCTGATTTGTTTTGGTGGGTCAGTTTCAAGTTTTGATTTTGTTCAAGTTTCTCTGATTGATTTAGAAGAAAGAGAATTTATAGAGAGAAAGAGATAGTGGGAGCTGATTGATTGGTGGGAAGGTTATGGCTTTTTGCCCACTTTTTTGTTGTGGAATTGCTTCGGATCGGTATGAAAATGCTTCATTTCTCTCTAATTTTGAATGATTTCTTTGTAGTATGTTATGTTTAGTTAAGAATCATAATTGTTGTTTTGGATCGTGTATGAGATTTTTGTGATAAATCAGTTTGAGTTTTTGTCTCTCTTTTTTGAGtaaaatttagactaaatagGGTTTTAGATTCTGAGTTTAGCTCAGATTGTAGGTTTTAGTCAAACTTGTTTTTGCAAGAAGATTATTAAGGGTTAGTTTAGTATGTAAGggaaaatttggtttttttttctaactACTCAATTAACATAACATACCATTGATTTTATACTAGTAGAGCTGTCAGAATTTACACAAAAATGTTTGGATTAGCGGTGAATTTGGCAGAATCACAGTGTGTCACCATGGCCACTCACTGTGATTTTGGCAAAAACTATACCGTGGAGCTTCAACAAAATCGTTGTGTCACTGTGGTTTGTCAATTTGGCTAAATTACGGTGTCACTACTCACTGTGAACCGTggagcttcaacaaaatcactgTGCCACTGTGATTTGTGATTTTGGCAGAATCACTTGCCACTCAATGTGATTTTGGCAAAAACTTTACCGTggagcttcaacaaaatcacggAGCCACTGTGATATGTGATTTCGGTCAAACTTACTGCGTGTCCAAACTTGCAcatatttgtttttgaaatgcATAATTGATATGAGAGTCTCTACCAATGCAGCAAAGGAAGTGGGAAGAAACAACCTCCGTGGCGGGTGTTTTCTTTGAAGGAATTACACTCAGCGACAAATAATTTCAACTATGATAACAAGCTTGGAGAAGGAGGATTCGGAAGTGTTTACTGGGGCCAGCTTTGGGATGGATCGCAAGTaagactttttactttcttttttgttttatcaCAAATCAGCTCTAGTTTATGTTTATTCTTGGTCATTCTAGTTTATATTATTACTGCAGAGGTTTGTGTTATGGTTAGTTTACTCTCTGGTTCTGCTGCTTTGTCAATTCACATTTAGTTTCCCCTTAGCTTTATCAATTGATACTTAGTTATGATGATTTTATCATATAACACTGAAAAGGATCGGATTAGATAATGAGGGTGGAACTTATTCTAATGAAGGAATGGTAAGGCTCTGTTTcgataaacagcttaattaagtgcttacaGCATAAGCGCTTATCGTATAATTGTTTATCGTATAAGCActtaaataaagtcaaattgttttcatagaGACATCTGGAAAAACTTATGGAAAtaatatgaaaacagtttatagaCAAAGTTGAAGTCTTTTCCATTACTTTCTCAAACAGTTTGACAAGTGCTTGTGTCACTAGATAAactaaaataagtcaattcaaacaggCATTAAGTCCATTTTCCACTAGCTCATTAGCCCCTTGAAGGAACTGATGAATTGGATTTTCGGACTTTCAATTTGCTCATTGGAATTTTCTTACCTTCGCAATCATCCAACTTGTTGGACTGAATTGGAAGGGAAGAAAACATAGGGATAGACTCAAGATTGTTAGGTAATAGGTAGTAACATTGTGCTATACGGAGTCATGTACTAATAATAAAGAAAGCAATGAAAGAAAGCAAAATATAGTTTACAATGATTTCTCAGTGAACCTAAAACAGCTTAATTCCTTGAGTGCCTTCTCAATAaccattattttttaattttccatTCTTATTTCTGCTATAAAGCTAGGAATGTTAATGTTATTGCTTGAACCTTGTAAAACAGAACAATTATGATTTATGTTCCATAATGGATACTCTTGACTTGGATTTTTATTTGACTTTATAATGTGATTTCTAaagtaaagaaagaaaaaatcagGTTCTTATGCTGCAAAACTTCCAACAGAACATTTTATCTGGCTCCTTCAGAATGAACCTAAAAGTTCTGACAGATAACACTGTAGCataattgtgtaaaaaaaatcgGAGAAATTTTCAAGATGGATGCATGTAAATCTTAGTATTTTGATCCATTTATTCATGCAGATTGCAGTGAAAAGATTGAAGGTTTGGAGCAACAAAGCAGACATGGAATTTGCTGTTGAAGTTGAGATATTGGCAAGAGTACGGCACAAGAATCTTCTTAGTCTACGTGGCTATTGTGCTGAAGGCCAGGAACGTCTAATTGTATATGACTATATGCCAAATTTGAGCCTACTTTCTCATCTCCACGGACAGCACTCGACAGAAAGCCTCCTTGATTGGAATCGTCGGATGAATATTGCAATTGGGTctgctgagggaattttgtgagTACTATCCTACCTCTCAATATTAACTTATGCATCTGTGAATTTTgtaaatactaaaatataatcgcTTTCAGATATCTTCACGTCCAAGCAACACCGCATATCATCCATAGGGACGTTAAAGCAAGCAATGTGTTGCTGGATTCAGATTTCCAAGCACGTGTTGCTGATTTTGGTTTTGCCAAATTGATCCCCGACGGGGCAACACATGTGACTACTAGAGTTAAAGGCACCCTTGGCTACCTTGCACCAGAATATGCTATGTTAGGTAAAGCAAATGAGAGTTGCGATGTCTACAGTTTTGGAATTCTCCTTCTAGAACTTGCTAGCGGCAAAAAACCACTCGAAAAACTAAGCTCGTCAGTGAAACGGTCAATTAATGATTGGGCTCTACCATTAGCTTGTGAGAAAAAATTTAGCGAACTTGCAGATCCAAGACTTAATGGTGACTATTCTGAAGAAGAGCTTAAAAGGGTTGTATTAGTTGCTCTAATATGTGCTCAGAGTCAGCCGGAGAAGAGACCAACGATGCTCGAGGTGGTAGAGCTACTGAAGGGAGAATCAAAAGAGAAGGTTTCTCAGTTGGAGAATAATGAACTCTTTAAGAACCCTCTTGCTGTCGGAAATAACAATGATGAGATATCAGCTGCTGAAGGGAGTTCAGATTTCATCTCAGAAGAGAAGGAATCTAAACATGAGAATGCAGAATCTTGATTATTAGTATTGCAAAAACATGGAAGTATGAATTTGATGATATGGTTTGTGAAGTTTTCAggatttctctcttcttttttttaattattattttatttttgcggGGATATATATACTGGGTGCCTGTTTATTATAGCGGCCGATTGCTGCATGTTTGTCTCTATGAATGTAGCTTTGAACCAAGCAAAATTACTGAAAGCCTGTGGAACTAGGGATTTTATGTGTTTTAAGTACAGATTGTGTGAAGTTTGCAGAAATTGTATGgtaacattttcttttcttcatttgTTTATAAAGTAAGATAATCAGAATCAAACGGAACGGACGGGACATTAAACTGGTGCAAAAATCAAAATGAGACTATTGATATAATgttgaaataaaacaagtgaTTTAGTTTTGGTGACTTGGAAACCAGGGCATGCATGCATTTGGAGTATTGAGCTAAAGAAGTAAAAATTATGATAGAAAGCTATCGAGctaaagaagtaaaaaaaattagatgttTATGCTATAGTTAATAGAATTTTGGACCATTCAATTGTGTCATTTCTAATTGTGATAGAAAGCTATTGAGCTAAAGTAGTAAAAATTTGAGGTGTTTATGCTATAGTTAATAGAATTTTCTCTCCCCCTCCCACGTCTCTTTTCTTTTCCCGAATTTCCGATTTTTTCCTTTAATAAAAACTTTGGAACGCATTTTCCGAAGTTTTTCAAGTTTAAATTCGAAAACAAATCGGAAAGCACATTCCAAAGTTTTTATTTAGGCAAAAAAGAATTCAAAAAACGCGTTCCAAAGTTTTTAttcaagggcaaaaatgaaaacTCGGAGGGGAGAAAAAGAGATGTCAAGGGAAggggggaagagaaaaattctaGTTAATATTCCCTGTTCCTTATTTGCTTGCATTGCATGGATATCAAATTGACATGATGAACTGTCATGCCACATAAGCATgccatgtgtaaaaaaattgacaacttTACAAAACAAGCAGAAAATATGAAGATaagataatattaatattaattcaaGAACTTGAGTAACTAACAGAACTTTAAAATGCTTCTTTCACCTAGTGACTGTCAATTTCATAATCCAAAGTGAATTTTACTCGATAAAGTTGTTAAAAATGTGTGCTAACTTTGCAAATTTACCTCTGTAAATGTATGCTGATAAATTTACAAcgattttataaagaaatcaTTTGTACAAATAGTCTTATattaagagaaaaagaaaaaaaaattgaaaaatatcttATTTGGACGGCTATTGTAAGCCACATATTTAACTCTTCAAATTTGCAAATTGATAATTTGATCTTAATTTTTTCAGAAACATTGTAGAGGCGCATATATTCCAATTTTCTATAATATTAATGTCttctataaattttaaaatagatattttgaatatgaaattaaattatcaatttcttgAGTTTCTAGAATTGGATTTATTCTTCCAAATAATGAACTGTAATAGTTGTCAAAACTTGGCCATGACGATGAGTACTTGTGCATAACTTCAGGattgatattatattataaataaattaaacctCGTGCTATAATTCACTTCTATTTAAGGCCAatgctagggtgggagaccatgacatgtctctcaccggtgcaccatatgatatgtggattggattgaatgtgtacatgatattatggtgtactgtcagtattatattatttattaatttttttgaaaaaaaaagttttcaatttttccggataaaatttttctatttttttttggaaaaaaaatttcggtttttttttttcgaaaaaaaagttccaaatttttaaggaaaaaagtttcgattttagaaaaaaacaattccggagtctttgctgaacaaaaaagttttcgttcttttttcaaaaaaaaaagtttcggatattttccgaaaataaagtttccgattttttttctgaaaaagatccaatattttattcggaaaaaaagtttcaaatattttctatttttttactcttttttgtatcgacaataatttttaggtgaacatttcgaaactatttttcccaaaaaatcgaaaactttttttgggaaaaatctgaactttttccataaaaaaacaaaaactttttttttttgaaaaatatccgaaacttttttcccgaaaaaagaacggaaaatTTTTTTCCCAGAAAAACTCTGGAATTGCTTTTATGTGAAATCGAAATTTTTTCCCCCAAAAATCAGGAACtttttttccaaaagaaaaaatcgaaaattttgtgcccgaaaaaaagatagaaaacttttttccagaaaaatttaaaacttttttttttcaaaaaaatataaataatataatactgacagtacaccataatatcatgtacacattcaatccaatccacatatcatatggtgcaccggtgagagacatgtcatggtctcccaccctagcatTGGCCTCTATTTAATATACCTTACAGCTAGTTAAGGATTGCTCTTTGCTTGTGACCAAGCTCAACTTGATACAAATAATAATTGCAGatgtataataatatataagctGAGACAAATGTTCTACTTCAATAGCAATGACTCAAGCAAGCATAATGGAAAATAGCTCAAACAAGCAACGGCAAGTTAGTATATTCCGCCTGTAGTTATTTACAAAACTGTGATACTACTACAAAATCTTTAGGACGTACAAACGGGTAGCCAATACAACATGTTATGATAAGTTTCAGAAATTATAGGATCTGCCAACTTGTATTGTATCTCAAAATAAACCTTAACATTTTATATCTTAAGAGAATGTATCCTCTCGATCTCCCTCAGCAATTCTCTCGCCTTCCTCCATATTGCTGAACTCTAAGAAATGTGTTGGTCTATGATCTTCGTGGTAATACTCCCTAGGGGTCCCAAGCTTCACTCCATACTTCATCCCTGGTGCGTGCTTCACTCCCATGAAGTTGTAATTCCATGGACCATTATCAGGCATCTATGAAATTGTGACAGAAAACCACCAAAACAatcagaaacaaataaaattatctaTGAATCATGATAACAAAACCGTAATTAcaactatatattatatataataaccacTTCTTCATTCATATATAATCATTAATATAGTTATAATAGTTATGTATTACCATCCCGGAGGAAAAGATAATTGGAAAACTTCGGGAGGAAGTAAAGCTTACCATGTAGAAACCAAGGAAGCGGTCACTGAGGAGCATCTGAACCTTCTCATAATGAGTAGGAAGGTAGCCATGTGGGTTGCTACCAGTATCCTTGTTAATACGCCCCCATTCATAACCAGATGGAGTTAGTTTATATGCGGTTAAAGAACAGGAACCCGGAGTAAAACTGCAAGTCAAGATGATACACTTCTCCCCATCCCATTGCTTATTGTTTTCTAGGACCTTAGCATGTGAAGTGAGATCCTGCAATATGATAATTTCTCCGGTGAGACAATTGTTATCACGAATCATTTATTTCTCTAACAAACAACAAAAGAGAAAGTTGCAATTTAAACTAAAGTAAGCAAACCTGAGGCGACAACTGTGGAAGTTCATTTGGTTGAGTATGCATCCATCCCAAAGGTTCCAAATCATTCAAGAAATCATGTTCTGGGAGAGCTGATGGGAGATGGACTTGTTGATGAGTCCCCCATTGCGGTGGCATCACAATGCACCGGATTTCTTTAACCTGAGGATTGTCGGGAGGACTTACACCATATAAGTACCCAGAAATTTGCGTTCGGAGATCTGCTATGcatataaactttttcaaaatgTTCTTCGGCATGATATAGGTATAACCAGTTTCCTGCACCACAAAATTCAAAGTTAAAATATGATGGGAGACTAGGAGTTTTGACTTGAGTATAATAACAACAAAAGTTACAGAAACAGAGGAAAACAATCCCAACCTTTATATCCTCGGAGTTCACATATATATGGTTTACTCGAAGGTATAAATTTGTGGCTGATATTGCTCTGACACGCCAATCAGTCTTCGAACCAAAAGCAGCTTGCTCATAGGGACTAGTGGTGGTTACTATAAGTTCTTCACCGTGAACATTTGAAGTCTTTGTTGTCACAGCTGTCACCTGATTTGCTTCATGTGCCTGTGAAatagtgaaaacaaaacaaGGTAAATATTATAGATTGAAACGGCAGGATAAATCAATTTCAGGTAACAAAAACAATAGAGATGACTACAGAAAAATGGAGTTGAATTATATTTCCAGGAATCAGCAAAAAGAATATAACCTGTTTTTCAATCTCTGCAATCTGTTGCCGCTGTTGTGAAGGTGGAGTAATCTCAGCTCCAAGTATAATATCACGAATTTCAGACTGAGTCAAAGCTGAAGTGTtcacattgtttttctttgcatAATCGGAAAGTATAAGATCTCTTAATGCAACCTCCACCTGCCAAGGCATTATGTTAAGGCTATGAATACCAAGAAACAGAAAGCTACAAAATAAGACCTTAGCAAATATAAATGTCAATTTCAATGGTTCTGTAACAACTACTTAAGAATCTAAATATTCAACTTGCAACCAACGggtttaaaataaaagaaattgcaACTTAAATTACCTTCATCCACTGGTCATCAGTTAGAGAAGGCCAGATGTGATGAGGTTCAGTGACGATAGATTTGTCAGGCTTCAGTAACATCTTTGCCTTTTCATTATTCACATGAAGTGCACGTAGAATCAAAATCAGCCTGGAGAATGCAGTGTATGAGGAAATGCTTTTTAGCCAGTCATCATAAATGTTGAATAAAACCATTTGTGGTTCTGTGGCCTTCAAAATAAGATCCCCAAATTTCTCAATCTTCAAACATGCTTGGAAAGGAAGCTGCAGCTCACTTCCTTTGATAACAATATTAGGGAAATCCAGCAAGTGGACCTCCAAAGGATCCAACATTCCTTTACGAGTAACAATAATCTGCTTTGGCTGTTCTTCTACAGGCAAAGATCTGACAAGAGCTGCAACTTCTTCTGCAGTTTTCCACTTTGCCAGTTGGCCAAGACGCTTCTGACCAGCCCATACACTTGTATGAATAACCTGCAATGTATGATAGGCAACATCAATACCTAGACAACTAACTTTAGAAACAAATCAGTAAGAACAGGAGCACTAAAACTAACCTTAAGAAACAACTGCCCAGTCCTtggattgaaaataaaaatggcaCCATTGATGGGTTTTGTTGTAAGATTTCCTTCAAAAGTCTTGTGAATTGTAACACGATACACATTGGTGTCATCAACAAACCATATGATTTGGTTGCTGAATATCTCTCCATAGTTCTGGGAAGACAAATATGGTTCAGTGGGCTCAGAAGAGTACAACTGCAAACCTTTCCTGATTCGCTCCCTCAAAACATACAATGCTGGATTTGACTGTACATGcacaaaattattagaaaaacaATTGTGTTAGATAGTCAAAGAATTTCATACTTCAAAGTTCAGACACATTAGcttatcaacaaaacaaaaatgtaaGTTCATTCAAATGTAAGTTTATTTACCTTCATAATCTTATTCATGGCCTGCTGAAGTAGTGGCTTTGATCCAGGGAACCAGTTCCCAAATGCAGAATGCAAGTTATATGCCAAATCAAGGCCAATCATAACCCCTGCATGGAATTGGAAAGCAATGATCAAGAAACACTggatataaaattatataaggAGCATAACAAAATGACAGATACAAACCAGTAGGAGATGGGTATATCGACATATTGTCTGTTGTGTAATCCATAAATTTAGCCCGAGTGTAACGCTCAATATCGTGAGAATCATAATCACCCCATCGAAGCTGAACATCAATCCAATACTTATTGCTTGCCTTCTGATCAAAAACATCCTTAGATTCAGCTACAAGACTAGGCTTTGACATAGGCCATCTGTGGGCAGCAAAGAGGAGGATGTCCGCACAAGAACTGTTCATTTTGTAACTCTTCCTAGGATGGATTGTTTCCTTCTGGACAGTTTCAATCTCCAAAGCGTCCAACTCTTGATCCAAAACCTGGCAAAGATCCATCACAACACTCTCATGGATCTTCTGCCACAAGTGAGCTCTGAATATCTGAATAAGAGATATCTTCAAGGTTGGAATTTTTCCGTGCATGAAAATACCAGTCAGATCAAGCTGCACTTGGAAACCAACATAAACATTGGCTCGGTTAATGGTTGGTGACCACCAAAGCGTAAATCTACGGTTGGGTATCTGGTT
Coding sequences within it:
- the LOC123899788 gene encoding PTI1-like tyrosine-protein kinase At3g15890 codes for the protein MAFCPLFCCGIASDRKGSGKKQPPWRVFSLKELHSATNNFNYDNKLGEGGFGSVYWGQLWDGSQIAVKRLKVWSNKADMEFAVEVEILARVRHKNLLSLRGYCAEGQERLIVYDYMPNLSLLSHLHGQHSTESLLDWNRRMNIAIGSAEGILYLHVQATPHIIHRDVKASNVLLDSDFQARVADFGFAKLIPDGATHVTTRVKGTLGYLAPEYAMLGKANESCDVYSFGILLLELASGKKPLEKLSSSVKRSINDWALPLACEKKFSELADPRLNGDYSEEELKRVVLVALICAQSQPEKRPTMLEVVELLKGESKEKVSQLENNELFKNPLAVGNNNDEISAAEGSSDFISEEKESKHENAES